Sequence from the Tripterygium wilfordii isolate XIE 37 chromosome 10, ASM1340144v1, whole genome shotgun sequence genome:
TGAAAGCAAAGAATCCTTGGATCCTGAGCTCCCCTGGGCTTAATTCTGCTGTTCCTTTTGCATACCTACTGTACTATGCTttgtttccttcattttcctGGTAACCAAACAAGAGGGAAATGTTTTTTTTGGAGAATATATTTGTAACTATTTGCCTATTTGGGCTAGAAGTAATTGATAAGTGAGTTGACAATTCTAGCCTCATTATTCAGATATGCCCAATTGTTGAATTAAATGTCCTTTTAATGAAACTTTAGGAAACGCCTTTCTGTACATTGAAGATTGTTGGCTCAGGGTATGACGTGCAAGCAACATATTATGTAAACTTTTGAAGCTTGCATTTTAGATCTGGAGATCACACTTTTGAGTctaatttctcctttgaaaTCCTTCTGCGCCATTTGCCTGCATTTGTTTACTTAAACAGTCTGAACAGATGCGATTAGTTGAGTGAAACTGGAAAGATTTGTGTTGTTACCTTTGGACCATTGGGTTTGACATCTTGAAACCTGCGTATATTTATGTTAATATGGTGTATTCCTATATCAGAAACAAATTGTTGGTCAAGCATCCATTGGAAAATTTTTGTGGAACAATTAATTGAATTTCATTGTATGGATGCAAGTCTCTTGTTTAGGTTGTGCGAAACGTGTCTCCCATTTTCTCAATTATCTGCTAAATAAGTTATTTCTGGTTAGCAGTTCTTACTGTTGTTGATCTAGGCTTTATGAATGCTTCTTCAGGCTTAAACAACCAGCGTATATGGTATTTGTCCGGAACTATGGTCAATTGCAGTAGTGGCTCCTTGAATTGATCCAGTTCCAATTTTGTAGAAGGGCATATATTCACATGGTTTCTTCAGGAGAAACACATAATGAAGTTGCTTCTAATAATAAGCTGCAAGTAGGGCAGCCTGATGCTTCAGAGCCGATCCTTGATGATGTGGGTAACGTATCTCAACGGATTGCTGAAAGTGGAATTCATGCATCGCAATCTAACCTAGAAGGAAGGACTGCCCCCACTATACCCGAGAAAGCATCACAAGAGCCTGATGCTGGGAGCCATATATTACGAATTGATCAAGAAGGTAGCATTTCTGCCATACCCGAGAAGGTCTCAGAATCCCCTGATGGGGGTTCCATTACTTTGCAATCTAGTCAACACGAAAGTACTCCACCTATTATACGTGAGAAAGTGTCAGAGGATGGATATCAATGGCGAAAATATGGGCAGAAATATGTTAAATGCAGGCAGAAAATTGTCAAAGGGAATGAGCTTATACGGAGCTATTACAAATGCACACATCCAAGGTGCCTAGTGAAAAAGCAATTGGAGATTTCCCTTGATGGACAGATTATAAATACGATCTCCTTTGGTCATCATGATCATCCTAAACCTCGAGACAACCTCCCTGTAGATGTTggagttgttgaagaaaaaagagataaaTCCTCCTTATCTTGCATGGAAGGTAAGAAAGTAGTCTTatactttctttcttgtttcctCTTAGGTTGATGGGTTATTTaatcatttttgtgctttcatATATGGGGAATAATTATGTCATGTAGAGAGGCAGAAACCCCATGAGATTGAGGCAACAAATACTCCTCAACTTTCTTCTACTGTTGCATCAAAGAATGATGTAAAAGTTGTGCTTTCGGATTCAAGCAGGACAAGGTACAAGGTTGATACTGGTGACAGTACAGGTGCAAAACGAACGTATGTTAGTAAACTCTTTCCTTTTGTTTATCTTAAACAGacgattcttttttttttcttatccaTTTTGCTATTTATATCAAGCAGGAAGAAAAGGAATCGTAAAGGTGATGCAACTCTGATGGATAAACCAACTAGTGAACCACGTACGGTTGTCCAAACTTCAAGTGAAGTAGATATCTTAAATGATGGATACCGATGGCGCAAATATGGGCAGAAATTAGTGAAAGGCAATCCAAA
This genomic interval carries:
- the LOC120007806 gene encoding WRKY transcription factor 1-like, which codes for MVSSGETHNEVASNNKLQVGQPDASEPILDDVGNVSQRIAESGIHASQSNLEGRTAPTIPEKASQEPDAGSHILRIDQEGSISAIPEKVSESPDGGSITLQSSQHESTPPIIREKVSEDGYQWRKYGQKYVKCRQKIVKGNELIRSYYKCTHPRCLVKKQLEISLDGQIINTISFGHHDHPKPRDNLPVDVGVVEEKRDKSSLSCMEERQKPHEIEATNTPQLSSTVASKNDVKVVLSDSSRTRYKVDTGDSTGAKRTKKRNRKGDATLMDKPTSEPRTVVQTSSEVDILNDGYRWRKYGQKLVKGNPNPRSYYRCSTYGCPAKKLVERAAHDPALVITTYEGQHVHDVPPARRVAHNPASSDANHRDDSGTKPVESFASCLDMVVSHTDRIANAESTQQVKSKSRKLERSSVANFDTVSHSSMVHECKSNGKHNVKSASSEVNNASDLDMAAHSSSGSKGGLDEQCNGESGTRLNEIDGTCPDMVVHANPVSPNAAC